A stretch of the Gracilinanus agilis isolate LMUSP501 chromosome 4, AgileGrace, whole genome shotgun sequence genome encodes the following:
- the C4H1orf146 gene encoding protein SPO16 homolog, which translates to MTESSGKEKSKWSTTVIMSSSLQNHEVATILKNENHRVRYSNSVEPGSIIFSLSGVAFLLIDAQDCFRTTEETLLARIEKFTRIHRNSFLALSSALHGPGEWKLMSRIQQRFLGDNLRIVPVHNPCNAVKLMTTIAKSTCKPYSDNIHYRMILAKAQIIEQSPVWRTLQKLQLDCDSLNMN; encoded by the exons ATGACTGAAAGTAGcggaaaggaaaaaagtaaatggaGTACAACTGTAATCATGAGCTCATCTCTTCAG aaTCATGAAGTTGCAACCATCTTAAAAAATGAGAACCACAGAGTTCGTTATTCAAATTCAGTAGAACCTGGATCCATTATTTTTTCGCTTTCTG GGGTAGCATTTTTACTAATAGATGCCCAGGATTGTTTTAGGACAACTGAAGAAACACTTTTGGCCAGGATTGAGAAATTCACAAGGATCCACCGGAACAGTTTTTTGGCCCTCTCCTCCGCCCTCCATGGCCCCGGAGAATGGAAGTTGATGTCTAGGATTCAGCAGAG ATTCCTGGGTGATAATTTACGCATCGTTCCAGTTCATAACCCGTGCAACGCTGTTAAACTTATGACTACCATAGCCAAG agCACTTGCAAACCATATAGCGACAACATTCATTATAGAATGATTTTGGCTAAAGCCCAGATCATAGAGCAAAGTCCTGTTTGGAGGACACTTCAGAAGCTACAACTGGATTGTGATTCCCTTAACATGAATTAG